A window of Castanea sativa cultivar Marrone di Chiusa Pesio chromosome 1, ASM4071231v1 contains these coding sequences:
- the LOC142627732 gene encoding serine/threonine-protein phosphatase 7 long form homolog produces MLGGMLFMDKFGEGLSIMYLQFFNPINNGKNYSWGSAALSWLYRHLCKALEKIAKQIGSALLLVQLWAWARFPHICPVMRHPYQALPPGPLAIRWKGAKITTEHPMHVLRAHRVSLASLWPNQIVWEPYRNYLGTLPAYYTAGQHIWRSIVPLIHFWVVEGHHLKRVFRQFGMKQGISVDVDTLTKLHKITLQVESQLRIMAKCEPGSKIYIDSINALQSIEEIGRLTLDDARTAGNTSELAVGRGRQAGGRQGLGGRQSSWRPTTGWRHTFGGRHTPMHDHTMMQGETSQGTSEEKKTGMIF; encoded by the exons ATGTTGGGTGGTATGCTGTTTATGGACAAGTTTGGCGAAGGACTCTCAATTATGtatttacaatttttcaatccaatcaaCAACGGAAAGaattatagttggggtagtgcagCACTAAGTTGGCTATATAGACACCTCTGTAAGGCATTAGAGAAGATAGCCAAGCAAATTGGCAGTGCACTGCTATTGGTGCAGTTATGGGCATGGGCGAGGTTTCCACACATATGTCCTGTGATGAGGCATCCATACCAGGCATTGCCCCCAGGTCCACTTGCTATCAG ATGGAAAGGGGCTAAGATAACAACTGAACATCCAATGCACGTCCTACGCGCCCATCGTGTGTCGCTTGCTTCGCTATGGCCAAATCAG ATTGTTTGGGAGCCATACAGAAATTATTTGGGTACCCTGCCTGCATATTATACGGCAGGCCAACACATATGGAGGTCTATTGTGCCGCTCATTCATTTTTGGGTGGTTGAAGGCCATCACCTTAAACGTGTTTTCCGACAGTTTGGGATGAAGCAAGGCATTTCGGTTGATGTCGATACTTTAACTAAACTTCACAAGATAACACTCCAG GTTGAATCACAATTGAGGATTATGGCGAAGTGTGAACCAGGGTCCAAGATCTACATCGACTCTATTAATGCCTTGCAATCTATTGAAGAGATCGGTCGGTTGACCTTGGATGATGCACGCACTGCGGGCAACACAAGTGAACTGGCTGTAGGGCGTGGTCGGCAAGCAGGTGGACGTCAAGGGCTTGGAGGCCGTCAATCTAGTTGGCGTCCTACAACTGGTTGGCGTCACACATTTGGTGGGCGTCACACACCCATGCATGACCACACCATGAT
- the LOC142627739 gene encoding serine/threonine-protein phosphatase 7 long form homolog — translation MDPHRAGTSIGTVLTRQAVHRSSLLWDAPLASELLYFQEVPGVLTCRHREKGLFEGGLDPWFATYIIDAGLDGLLRVPHMDLDHALITALVKRWWSETHSFHLRHGEMTITLQDMEVIMRVPVDGLSMVGFTHMDDWGDFWHRPLNKPVDSSKNTAVMERPRIKAKWLEERFSNPLPVDATKVLM, via the exons ATGGACCCACATCGAGCGGGAACCTCTATAGGGACTGTCTTGACGAGGCAGGCTGTGCATCGTTCAAGTTTGCTTTGGGATGCTCCTTTGGCAAGTGAG CTGCTCTATTTCCAAGAAGTGCCAGGTGTACTAACTTGTCGTCACCGAGAGAAAGGTCTGTTTGAAGGTGGGTTAGATCCATGGTTTGCCACTTATATCATAGATGCAGGGTTAGATGGGCTACTTCGGGTCCCACATATGGACCTTGACCATGCATTGATCACGGCGTTGGTGAAGAGATGGTGGTCAGAGACACACTCATTCCACTTGCGCCACGGTGAGATGACCATCACGCTACAAGACATGGAGGTTATAATGAGGGTACCTGTAGATGGCTTGTCGATGGTGGGATTTACCCATATGGACGATTGGGGTGACTTCTGGCATAGGCCGCTGAACAAACCAGTTGATTCTAGTAAGAACACTGCAGTGATGGAAAGGCCGAGGATAAAAGCCAAATGGCTCGAGGAGCGGTTTAGCAACCCTCTCCCGGTTGACGCCACTAAGGTGCTTATGTAG